Proteins from a single region of Sporosarcina sp. P33:
- the typA gene encoding translational GTPase TypA: protein MTNERTDLRNIAIIAHVDHGKTTLVDQLLKQSGIFRSNEHVDDRAMDSNELERERGITILAKNTAIEYNDTKINILDTPGHADFGGEVERILRMVDGVILVVDSFEGCMPQTRFVLKKALETNLKPIVVVNKIDREFARPEEVVDEVLELFIELDANDEQLEFPVVYASGFNGTASLSPDPETQEDTLRVLYESILENIPSPVDNRDEPLQFQVSLLDYNDYVGRIGIGRIFRGTMKVGEQVAVLKRDGSVKNLRVTKLYGFMGLKRVEVEEAYAGDLVAVSGMGDIDVGETVCPTNHQEALPELHIDEPTLQMRFLVNNSPFAGREGKWVTARKIQERLDQQLETDVSLRVDQTDSPDEWIVSGRGELHLSILIENMRREGFELQVSKPQVIIREIDGQRSEPFERVQIDVPEEHTGSIIESIGERKGEMLDMINNGNGQVRLIFLVPARGLIGYTTEFLTLTRGYGILNHTFDSYKPVTSGKIGGRRHGVLVSMENGTVTGYGVMQLEDRGTMFVETGAEIYAGMVVGESNRDSDLTINLTKIKHATNVRSATKDQTVTTKKPRILSLEEALQYIGDDEYCEVTPQTIRLRKKILDKSERERVNKKKKLGE, encoded by the coding sequence ATGACAAACGAACGTACAGATCTTAGAAATATTGCAATTATTGCTCACGTAGACCACGGTAAAACGACATTGGTCGACCAATTACTAAAACAATCCGGGATTTTCCGGTCAAACGAGCACGTGGATGACCGTGCAATGGACTCAAATGAATTAGAACGTGAACGAGGAATTACGATCTTAGCTAAAAATACAGCTATTGAATATAATGATACAAAAATTAACATCCTGGATACACCCGGACACGCTGATTTCGGCGGCGAAGTAGAAAGAATTCTGCGCATGGTAGACGGCGTCATCTTAGTTGTCGATTCATTCGAAGGATGTATGCCGCAAACACGCTTTGTTCTAAAGAAAGCGTTAGAAACAAACCTGAAGCCGATTGTAGTTGTAAATAAAATCGACCGTGAATTTGCAAGACCTGAAGAAGTGGTGGACGAGGTACTGGAATTATTCATCGAGCTGGATGCAAACGATGAGCAATTGGAGTTCCCAGTTGTGTATGCCTCTGGATTTAACGGGACTGCAAGTCTTTCTCCAGATCCTGAGACTCAGGAAGATACGCTGCGTGTACTTTATGAGTCAATTCTTGAAAATATCCCTTCACCAGTTGATAACCGTGATGAGCCGCTTCAATTCCAGGTATCTTTGCTGGACTATAATGACTACGTCGGCCGTATCGGAATCGGACGTATTTTCCGCGGAACAATGAAGGTTGGAGAGCAGGTCGCGGTACTTAAACGGGATGGTTCCGTAAAGAATTTACGTGTAACCAAACTGTATGGCTTTATGGGTCTGAAACGCGTAGAAGTAGAAGAAGCATACGCGGGTGACCTTGTAGCGGTTTCCGGAATGGGTGATATTGACGTTGGTGAAACTGTCTGCCCGACTAATCATCAGGAAGCACTTCCTGAACTTCACATTGATGAGCCTACGCTGCAAATGCGTTTCTTAGTCAACAACAGCCCGTTTGCAGGACGCGAAGGGAAATGGGTAACTGCGCGTAAGATTCAAGAGCGTCTGGATCAGCAGCTTGAGACAGATGTTTCATTACGTGTAGATCAGACAGATTCTCCGGACGAGTGGATTGTATCCGGACGCGGTGAACTGCACTTGTCTATTTTGATCGAAAACATGCGCCGTGAAGGTTTTGAATTGCAAGTTTCTAAACCGCAGGTAATTATTCGTGAAATCGACGGGCAGCGAAGCGAACCTTTCGAGCGTGTACAAATTGATGTGCCAGAAGAACATACTGGATCTATCATTGAATCTATCGGTGAGCGTAAAGGTGAAATGCTGGATATGATCAATAACGGCAATGGACAAGTGCGTCTAATATTCTTAGTGCCTGCCCGCGGATTGATTGGTTATACAACAGAATTCCTAACATTAACGCGCGGATACGGAATTCTAAACCACACGTTTGACAGCTACAAGCCGGTTACATCCGGTAAAATCGGCGGCAGACGTCACGGGGTTCTTGTTTCAATGGAGAACGGTACAGTCACCGGCTATGGTGTTATGCAGCTGGAGGACCGCGGAACAATGTTTGTTGAAACAGGTGCGGAAATCTATGCAGGCATGGTAGTTGGGGAAAGCAACCGGGACAGTGATTTGACCATTAACCTGACGAAAATTAAGCATGCAACCAACGTTCGTTCCGCAACAAAAGATCAAACAGTTACAACGAAAAAACCGCGTATTTTGTCGCTTGAGGAAGCATTGCAGTATATTGGTGATGACGAATACTGTGAAGTTACGCCGCAAACTATCCGACTGCGCAAAAAAATTCTTGACAAGAGTGAACGTGAACGTGTAAATAAAAAGAAGAAACTTGGCGAATAA
- a CDS encoding dihydrolipoamide acetyltransferase family protein, giving the protein MTYEFRLPDIGEGIHEGEIVKWFVKPGDEIQEDDTLLEVQNDKSVVEIPSPVSGTVEEIYVTEGTVAVVGDKLIRFDAPDHGIPDHDDHEEESADSSSEEASAEKSHEQVGEALGSQGSAKPEQAPAEQPAAEQKTEQAPKASRDDADETRRVIAMPSVRKYAREQDVAIAQVSGSGKNGRVLKEDVDLFKSGGQQQTAAETADAQQNAETVMDTQAVSEKQTPVLEGEFPETREKMTPMRKAISKAMSNSKHTAAHVTLLDEVDVTALVAHRKEFKAIAAERDIKLTYLPYVVKALVATLREFPQLNTSLDDATEELIQKHYYNIGIAADTDRGLMVPVVKNADRKSVFAISSEVNELAGKARDGKLQASEMRGASCTITNIGSAGGQWFTPIINHPEVAILGVGRISEKPVVKNGEIVAAPMLALSLVFDHRVIDGVTGQLALNYLKELLGNPSLLLMEA; this is encoded by the coding sequence GTGACTTATGAATTTCGATTGCCAGACATTGGTGAAGGTATACACGAAGGGGAAATCGTCAAATGGTTCGTGAAGCCGGGCGATGAAATCCAGGAAGATGATACATTGCTGGAAGTGCAAAATGATAAATCTGTAGTAGAAATCCCGTCACCTGTATCGGGAACGGTAGAAGAAATATATGTGACAGAAGGTACAGTGGCGGTTGTGGGAGATAAGCTGATCCGCTTCGACGCACCGGATCACGGGATTCCGGATCATGACGATCATGAAGAAGAGAGTGCAGATTCTTCATCCGAAGAAGCAAGTGCAGAAAAATCTCATGAGCAAGTAGGGGAAGCACTGGGCAGCCAAGGTTCAGCGAAACCTGAACAGGCTCCAGCAGAGCAGCCGGCAGCAGAACAGAAAACGGAGCAGGCGCCTAAAGCCTCGCGTGATGACGCAGATGAAACTCGCCGTGTCATTGCGATGCCTTCTGTCCGCAAGTATGCACGTGAACAAGACGTTGCGATTGCGCAAGTGTCAGGCAGCGGCAAAAACGGCCGTGTGTTAAAAGAAGATGTGGATTTATTCAAATCAGGAGGACAGCAGCAGACTGCAGCAGAAACAGCTGATGCGCAGCAAAATGCTGAAACTGTAATGGATACGCAGGCAGTATCTGAAAAGCAGACACCTGTGCTTGAAGGAGAATTCCCTGAAACACGCGAGAAGATGACTCCGATGCGAAAAGCAATTTCAAAAGCTATGTCGAATTCCAAACATACAGCGGCTCACGTTACATTGCTGGATGAAGTAGATGTAACAGCGCTCGTCGCGCACCGTAAAGAATTTAAAGCGATCGCTGCAGAAAGAGATATTAAACTGACGTATCTTCCGTATGTAGTGAAAGCGCTAGTTGCGACATTGCGTGAATTCCCGCAATTGAACACATCGCTGGATGATGCAACAGAAGAGTTAATCCAAAAACATTATTATAATATCGGAATTGCCGCAGATACAGACCGCGGACTTATGGTTCCAGTTGTTAAAAATGCAGACCGTAAATCAGTATTCGCTATTTCCAGCGAAGTAAATGAACTGGCCGGAAAAGCTCGCGATGGAAAACTTCAGGCATCTGAAATGAGAGGCGCGTCGTGCACAATCACAAATATCGGCTCAGCAGGCGGACAGTGGTTCACGCCAATTATTAACCATCCTGAAGTAGCTATTTTAGGAGTCGGAAGAATTTCTGAAAAACCTGTGGTGAAAAATGGTGAAATTGTAGCGGCACCTATGTTAGCATTATCCTTAGTGTTCGATCACCGAGTAATTGATGGCGTAACGGGGCAATTAGCGTTAAACTATCTTAAGGAATTACTAGGGAACCCATCACTTTTATTAATGGAGGCGTAA
- a CDS encoding YlaI family protein, giving the protein MRVKCVLCDQINQLPDDNPLAKKLRNKPIHTYMCPTCKERISDLTEKRIATGNFVFYRSSHLTEKDF; this is encoded by the coding sequence ATGCGCGTAAAATGTGTCCTTTGCGACCAAATCAATCAATTGCCAGATGATAATCCACTCGCCAAGAAGTTGCGGAATAAGCCCATTCATACGTATATGTGCCCAACCTGCAAAGAGCGGATCAGTGATTTGACAGAGAAACGGATTGCGACCGGTAATTTTGTCTTTTACCGCAGCTCGCATCTGACAGAAAAAGATTTTTAA
- a CDS encoding YlaF family protein, whose translation MKDIKWIFVIYSLGAVLSMSAIGVGIGMRSLLVVVLAIAALILIMGNGFKTKARMRREGTL comes from the coding sequence TTGAAAGACATTAAGTGGATTTTCGTAATTTATTCACTCGGCGCCGTACTTTCCATGTCTGCAATTGGTGTTGGAATCGGCATGCGCAGTCTGCTGGTTGTCGTCCTTGCCATTGCTGCCCTGATTCTGATCATGGGCAACGGATTTAAAACAAAAGCACGTATGCGCAGGGAAGGCACGCTATAA
- a CDS encoding nitronate monooxygenase family protein — MWKTRVTELFGIEYPIVQGGLAHLAYADLAAAVSEAGGLGQITAMSLPSPDALREEIRSVRQKTDKPFGVNFAIGSHGRSYEDMVNVALEENIEIVSVTGGNPAPLFDMLKGTAVKKMVLVAARRQAQKAEEIGADAVIAVGQEGGGHLGRDDIGTMVLIPRIADSVSIPVIGSGGIGDGRGWMAAHALGAEGIEMGTRFIATKECVDASPAYIESLLASSEQDTTIIKRTIGAPARALSNDWTKRILEKEAEGAGYEGLKTYISGEANRKFIHEGDADQGFGWGGQVAGMIEDVPAVAELFARMKKEALSIREKWTIN; from the coding sequence ATGTGGAAGACTAGAGTGACAGAATTGTTTGGAATCGAATATCCGATTGTGCAAGGCGGTTTGGCGCACTTGGCATATGCTGATTTGGCGGCTGCGGTTTCAGAGGCAGGCGGATTAGGCCAGATCACTGCGATGAGCCTGCCGTCTCCTGATGCCTTGAGAGAGGAAATCCGCTCTGTGCGGCAAAAGACAGATAAGCCGTTTGGCGTAAACTTTGCGATAGGCAGTCATGGCAGATCTTACGAGGATATGGTGAATGTCGCGCTTGAGGAGAATATCGAAATCGTTTCGGTAACCGGAGGGAATCCCGCGCCGCTGTTTGATATGCTAAAAGGAACTGCGGTGAAAAAGATGGTATTAGTCGCTGCGAGAAGACAAGCGCAAAAAGCAGAAGAAATTGGTGCGGACGCTGTCATCGCTGTGGGGCAGGAAGGCGGCGGTCATTTGGGCCGCGATGATATCGGGACGATGGTTTTAATTCCGAGAATTGCAGATTCCGTCAGTATACCAGTGATCGGTTCCGGCGGCATAGGCGATGGCCGCGGCTGGATGGCTGCGCATGCGCTGGGGGCGGAAGGGATTGAAATGGGTACGCGCTTTATCGCAACAAAAGAGTGTGTAGACGCATCTCCAGCCTATATTGAATCACTTCTTGCAAGCAGTGAGCAGGATACGACGATTATCAAACGGACAATCGGTGCACCGGCTCGCGCATTATCAAATGACTGGACAAAACGGATTCTGGAAAAAGAAGCGGAAGGCGCAGGCTATGAAGGACTGAAAACTTATATTAGCGGGGAAGCTAACCGTAAATTCATCCATGAAGGTGATGCAGATCAAGGATTCGGCTGGGGCGGACAAGTCGCAGGAATGATTGAAGATGTGCCGGCAGTCGCTGAATTATTTGCGCGCATGAAAAAGGAAGCGCTGTCAATACGTGAAAAATGGACAATAAATTAA
- a CDS encoding YlaN family protein, with product MDIEVQDTYKEQAMKQLQIDAEKIAKLIKVQMDNLTMPQCPLYEEVLDTQMYGLSREIDFAVKLGLVEHEKGREILSMLEKELNILHELYTNK from the coding sequence ATGGATATAGAAGTTCAAGATACGTACAAAGAACAAGCCATGAAACAACTGCAGATCGACGCAGAGAAAATTGCGAAGCTGATCAAAGTTCAAATGGATAATTTAACTATGCCGCAATGTCCGCTATATGAGGAAGTACTCGATACGCAAATGTACGGGCTGTCCCGTGAAATTGATTTTGCCGTGAAGCTCGGTCTCGTTGAGCATGAAAAGGGCCGTGAAATACTCTCTATGCTGGAAAAAGAGTTAAACATCTTGCATGAACTGTATACAAATAAATAA
- a CDS encoding YlaH-like family protein — MRVKDSEMVYNRMSGIARMIYELAPDFTMAGYILLALVFIMSAIVYKLGFARKISFWRNVVIYAFLFIGCLILTFLAFFLPIVEGLFVAAAILIIYRVRRMNEHKKDSVVQ, encoded by the coding sequence ATGAGAGTAAAAGATTCAGAAATGGTCTACAATCGGATGTCGGGAATCGCGCGCATGATCTATGAACTTGCGCCTGATTTCACGATGGCCGGCTATATTCTGTTGGCGCTCGTTTTCATCATGTCTGCTATTGTGTATAAGCTTGGATTTGCAAGAAAGATCAGTTTTTGGCGGAATGTCGTCATCTATGCATTTTTATTTATCGGATGCTTAATTTTGACATTCCTGGCCTTCTTCCTTCCGATAGTAGAAGGACTTTTTGTGGCCGCTGCTATTCTTATTATCTATCGTGTCCGTCGGATGAACGAACACAAAAAAGACTCCGTTGTGCAATAA
- the lpdA gene encoding dihydrolipoyl dehydrogenase: MVVGDFPIEVDTLVVGSGPGGYVAAIRAAQLGQKVTIVEKGKIGGVCLNVGCIPSKALISVGHRFVSAQNSDTMGITAKSVELDFSKAMKFKEGVVSKLTGGVSGLLKGNKVETVEGEAYFVDANTVRVMTESSAQTYKFNNVIIATGSRPVEIPSFKFSDRVINSTGALNLKELPKKLVVVGGGYIGTELGSAYANLGSEVTILEGADDILAGFEKQMTQIVKKGLKKKGVEVVVKASAKGVEETKDGVVVTYEAKGEEVKIEADYVLVTVGRRPNTDEIGLEGLGLNMTDRGLIEVDKQCRTNVPNVYAIGDIVAGPQLAHKASYEAKIAAEAISGEKSEVDYMAIPAVCFTDPELATVGLNEKQAKDEGYEVVTGKFPFAANGRALSLDATEGFVKLVARKEDGLLLGAQIVGENASDMIAELGLAIEAGMTLEDVSMTIHAHPTLGEISMEAAEVALGKPIHMMTK, from the coding sequence ATGGTAGTAGGAGATTTTCCAATTGAAGTAGACACGCTCGTAGTAGGTTCAGGCCCAGGGGGATATGTTGCAGCAATTCGTGCAGCACAACTTGGTCAGAAAGTAACAATCGTAGAAAAAGGAAAAATCGGCGGCGTTTGTTTAAACGTTGGATGTATTCCGTCCAAAGCGTTGATTTCTGTCGGGCACCGTTTTGTGTCCGCTCAGAATTCCGATACTATGGGAATCACTGCGAAGTCTGTCGAACTTGATTTTTCAAAAGCTATGAAGTTTAAGGAAGGCGTCGTCTCAAAACTGACAGGCGGCGTGTCAGGTCTGTTAAAAGGCAATAAAGTAGAGACAGTTGAAGGAGAAGCATACTTTGTGGATGCTAATACTGTACGTGTAATGACAGAATCATCTGCTCAAACGTACAAGTTCAACAATGTCATTATTGCAACTGGCTCACGTCCTGTTGAAATTCCATCCTTCAAATTTTCTGACCGCGTAATCAATTCTACGGGTGCTCTTAATTTGAAAGAGCTGCCGAAAAAGCTTGTCGTTGTCGGCGGCGGCTATATCGGTACAGAGCTTGGTTCAGCTTATGCAAACCTTGGTTCTGAAGTAACGATTCTTGAAGGTGCGGACGATATTCTGGCAGGATTCGAAAAGCAAATGACGCAAATCGTCAAAAAAGGCCTGAAGAAAAAAGGTGTGGAAGTTGTTGTAAAAGCATCTGCTAAAGGCGTGGAAGAAACAAAAGACGGCGTCGTAGTAACATACGAAGCAAAAGGTGAAGAAGTGAAGATTGAAGCGGACTACGTTCTTGTAACAGTTGGCCGCCGACCAAACACGGATGAAATCGGCTTGGAAGGTCTTGGCTTGAATATGACTGACCGCGGTTTGATCGAAGTGGACAAGCAGTGCCGTACGAACGTGCCGAATGTTTATGCAATCGGTGATATCGTTGCGGGACCTCAGCTTGCACATAAAGCTTCTTATGAGGCGAAAATTGCTGCGGAAGCTATCTCAGGCGAAAAATCTGAAGTAGATTACATGGCAATCCCTGCTGTCTGCTTCACAGATCCTGAACTTGCGACTGTAGGCTTGAACGAAAAACAGGCAAAAGATGAAGGATATGAAGTAGTTACCGGTAAATTCCCGTTCGCTGCAAACGGCCGCGCACTTTCACTGGATGCGACAGAAGGCTTTGTAAAGCTTGTGGCGCGTAAAGAAGACGGTTTATTGCTGGGCGCTCAAATCGTTGGGGAAAACGCTTCTGATATGATCGCAGAACTCGGATTGGCGATTGAAGCGGGAATGACATTGGAAGACGTTTCCATGACAATTCATGCTCACCCGACATTGGGAGAAATTTCAATGGAAGCGGCAGAAGTTGCTCTTGGCAAACCGATTCACATGATGACGAAATAA
- a CDS encoding UPF0223 family protein → MAGYQYPLRADWSTEEIVKVIDFFNKVEQAFESSVERDEFMKYYRAFKSVVPSMAEEKTLCKEFEESSGYVSFRAVKAAKEGRSGELLKLKK, encoded by the coding sequence ATGGCAGGATATCAATATCCGCTGCGTGCGGATTGGTCAACAGAAGAAATTGTGAAAGTGATTGACTTTTTCAATAAGGTAGAGCAAGCGTTTGAATCATCGGTTGAGCGGGATGAATTTATGAAATATTACCGCGCATTCAAAAGCGTGGTTCCTTCCATGGCCGAAGAAAAAACGTTATGTAAAGAATTTGAGGAAAGCAGCGGCTACGTTTCCTTCCGTGCCGTAAAAGCAGCTAAGGAAGGCCGAAGCGGGGAATTGCTGAAACTGAAAAAATAA
- a CDS encoding YktB family protein encodes MTQSYWSAKEFDVFAIEGLDKRMTALQQNIQPKFAELGNHFAHRLSAHGKGEFFPHVAKHARRTVNPPTDSWVAFAPAKRGYKALPHFQIGLWGTHLFIVLAIIYENPDKKGIAERLEKNMQVLTSLPDDFIVSGDHMKPEAELICEAGSGGLEKLLDRLQTVKKAEFLVGRHLPREDAAKMNEQQFYAYAEDTLTQLLPVYDTVIHS; translated from the coding sequence TTGACTCAGTCTTATTGGTCAGCAAAAGAATTTGACGTTTTCGCCATTGAAGGCCTGGACAAGCGCATGACAGCTTTACAACAAAACATTCAGCCTAAATTTGCTGAACTCGGAAACCATTTCGCACACCGCCTTTCTGCCCACGGCAAAGGTGAGTTTTTTCCACATGTCGCAAAACACGCAAGACGAACGGTAAATCCACCTACAGACAGCTGGGTGGCATTCGCTCCTGCTAAACGGGGTTATAAAGCGCTGCCTCACTTTCAGATTGGCTTATGGGGCACCCATTTATTCATCGTGCTTGCAATTATTTATGAAAATCCTGATAAAAAAGGCATTGCGGAACGATTAGAGAAAAACATGCAAGTTCTTACATCATTGCCGGATGATTTCATCGTATCCGGAGATCACATGAAGCCTGAAGCAGAGTTAATCTGTGAAGCGGGCAGCGGAGGTCTCGAAAAGTTGCTGGACCGTCTGCAGACAGTTAAAAAAGCGGAGTTTTTAGTGGGCCGGCACCTTCCAAGAGAAGATGCCGCAAAAATGAACGAACAGCAGTTTTACGCCTATGCAGAAGATACACTTACGCAATTACTGCCTGTTTACGATACAGTTATTCATTCATAA
- a CDS encoding FtsW/RodA/SpoVE family cell cycle protein, producing MKTYMNRILRNFDYPLFAVYMLLCVFGLIMIYSASMVWSMNIYNFEPSHFFKKQIKSLAIAIPAFLVVSIIPYRHYRSKKFLYTALGIMFTLLVLVKFIGFGDAVGAKSWLSLPFGLGNLQPTEVAKIAFIVYFSGVFANKYYAGTLDEIKTTIFPTFSILTASLLLVLLEPDFGATMILFLVAISVIMASGMKVKNYLIISRFFALLGVLIGIVLWIKWDTVMTVSRMGRFLAFTDPFEYIQGSGLQIVNGYIAIGAGGLKGVGLGNSIQKLGYLPEPHTDVIMAVISEETGIFGTTLVLGGLFFIVMRAFTVALRTKDAHARMLAAGVGSLIAIQTLVNLGGLTGLIPLTGVTLPFISYGGTSVVFLSIALGILMNVSMFVKYEKTK from the coding sequence ATGAAGACTTATATGAATCGAATTTTACGCAATTTTGATTATCCGTTATTTGCAGTATATATGCTGCTCTGCGTGTTTGGCCTGATTATGATATACAGTGCCAGCATGGTATGGTCCATGAATATTTATAATTTCGAGCCATCACATTTCTTTAAAAAACAGATAAAGAGTCTGGCAATTGCTATACCGGCCTTTCTCGTTGTATCCATAATACCTTACCGGCACTACAGAAGTAAGAAGTTCTTATATACTGCACTTGGTATCATGTTTACACTATTAGTTCTTGTCAAATTCATAGGGTTTGGTGATGCAGTCGGAGCGAAGAGCTGGCTTTCCCTCCCATTCGGGCTTGGGAACCTGCAGCCGACTGAAGTGGCGAAAATTGCCTTTATCGTGTATTTCTCAGGTGTATTCGCAAATAAGTATTACGCGGGAACACTGGATGAAATAAAAACGACGATTTTTCCGACGTTTTCCATTTTGACGGCTTCTCTGTTATTAGTTCTATTGGAGCCGGATTTCGGGGCAACGATGATTTTATTCCTGGTGGCTATATCGGTTATTATGGCCAGCGGAATGAAAGTAAAAAATTATTTAATCATCAGCCGATTCTTTGCATTACTTGGTGTTTTAATCGGAATTGTCCTGTGGATTAAGTGGGATACAGTCATGACCGTATCGCGAATGGGGCGTTTTCTTGCCTTCACAGATCCCTTTGAATACATTCAGGGATCAGGCCTGCAAATCGTTAATGGCTACATCGCAATAGGTGCCGGAGGTCTGAAAGGGGTGGGTCTTGGAAACTCTATTCAGAAACTTGGGTATTTACCTGAACCCCATACTGATGTTATCATGGCTGTAATCTCTGAAGAAACAGGCATATTTGGAACAACGCTTGTTCTTGGGGGTCTATTCTTTATTGTAATGAGAGCGTTTACTGTTGCATTGCGCACAAAAGATGCACATGCACGAATGCTTGCGGCTGGTGTAGGCAGCTTGATTGCTATCCAAACACTAGTGAATTTAGGAGGATTGACAGGACTGATCCCGTTGACAGGCGTTACACTGCCATTCATCAGTTACGGAGGTACATCAGTAGTATTCCTGTCGATTGCGCTTGGCATACTGATGAATGTTTCGATGTTCGTCAAGTATGAGAAAACGAAGTAG
- a CDS encoding inositol monophosphatase family protein: MNLNAIDRYAKSLIKEAGHKIRVSFFSTIDIDSKADANDLVTNIDREVESFFIERVRQDFPEHKMVSEEGFGDRISSLEGVVWFLDPIDGTMNFIHQKRNFAISLGIYVDGVGMLGYIYDVMRDELYHAAKGEGAYFNDERLPQLEITPLEEAIIGINASWVAPNHRVENEKIIELVTRCRGTRSYGSAAIELAYVSSGRIDAYISMRLAPWDIAGGIVIAQEVGAVATNLEGVKPHLLGTDTFIVTRPGLHEEILTKYIRLK; encoded by the coding sequence ATGAATCTTAATGCGATCGATCGATATGCAAAATCGTTAATCAAAGAGGCTGGCCACAAGATACGCGTGTCATTTTTCAGTACAATTGACATCGATTCTAAGGCAGATGCCAATGATTTGGTTACCAACATCGATAGAGAAGTGGAGAGCTTTTTTATTGAGCGGGTAAGACAAGACTTTCCGGAACATAAAATGGTTTCGGAAGAAGGGTTTGGAGACAGGATTTCTTCGCTTGAGGGAGTCGTTTGGTTCCTGGATCCTATTGACGGTACGATGAACTTTATCCATCAAAAACGAAACTTTGCAATATCTTTGGGGATTTATGTAGACGGCGTGGGGATGCTGGGCTACATATATGATGTAATGCGTGATGAACTGTATCATGCAGCAAAAGGCGAAGGCGCTTATTTCAATGACGAGCGGCTGCCGCAACTTGAAATCACACCGCTTGAGGAAGCAATCATCGGCATCAACGCCAGCTGGGTTGCACCGAATCACCGGGTGGAAAATGAAAAAATTATCGAGCTTGTCACACGCTGCCGCGGCACCCGTTCATACGGTTCAGCGGCGATTGAGCTGGCATATGTATCGTCAGGAAGAATTGATGCGTATATTTCGATGCGGCTAGCTCCTTGGGATATAGCAGGGGGAATCGTCATCGCACAAGAAGTAGGTGCGGTAGCAACAAATTTAGAAGGTGTAAAACCGCATCTTCTTGGAACTGACACATTTATTGTCACACGTCCGGGACTGCATGAGGAAATACTGACAAAATATATCCGACTAAAATAA
- a CDS encoding alpha-ketoacid dehydrogenase subunit beta, whose product MAQLTMIQAITDALRTELKADENVLLFGEDVGANGGVFRATEGLHQEFGEDRVFDTPLAESGIGGLAIGLALTGFRPIMEIQFFGFLFEVMDSVSGQMARMSFRTGGHFNAPITIRAPFGGGVATPEMHADSLEGLVAAQPGLTVVIPSTPYDAKGLLISAIKSDDPVIFLEHMKLYRSFRQEVPEEEYTIPLGKADVKREGTDLTIIAYGAMVQESLKAAEALEKENYSVEVVDLRTIQPLDVETIIQSVEKTNRAIVVQEAQRQAGIAANVVAEITERAILSLEAPVLRVTAPDTVYPFAAGENTWLPNAKDIAAKAKEVLTF is encoded by the coding sequence ATGGCACAGTTGACAATGATTCAAGCAATTACAGATGCGCTCCGCACTGAACTGAAAGCAGACGAAAATGTATTGCTGTTTGGTGAAGACGTAGGGGCAAACGGAGGTGTCTTCCGCGCAACGGAAGGCCTCCATCAAGAATTCGGGGAAGACCGCGTATTTGATACGCCGCTCGCAGAATCCGGTATTGGCGGATTGGCGATCGGACTGGCGCTTACAGGGTTCCGTCCAATTATGGAAATCCAATTCTTCGGCTTCTTGTTTGAAGTAATGGATTCTGTCAGTGGACAGATGGCAAGAATGAGTTTCAGAACTGGCGGACACTTCAATGCGCCGATTACCATCCGTGCGCCATTCGGCGGCGGTGTAGCGACACCGGAAATGCATGCGGACAGCCTCGAAGGGCTTGTGGCTGCACAGCCTGGCTTAACGGTCGTAATCCCGTCGACTCCTTACGACGCAAAAGGCCTTTTAATTTCTGCAATCAAGAGTGACGACCCAGTCATTTTCTTAGAACATATGAAGTTATATCGCTCATTCAGACAGGAAGTGCCGGAGGAAGAGTACACGATTCCTTTAGGGAAAGCTGATGTGAAGCGTGAAGGTACGGACCTGACAATCATTGCCTATGGTGCGATGGTTCAGGAAAGCTTAAAGGCTGCTGAAGCGCTTGAGAAAGAGAACTACTCAGTTGAAGTAGTTGATCTTCGTACGATTCAGCCGCTCGATGTTGAAACAATTATTCAATCCGTAGAAAAGACAAACCGAGCAATTGTTGTTCAAGAAGCACAGCGTCAGGCAGGCATTGCTGCGAATGTTGTCGCTGAAATTACCGAACGTGCTATTTTAAGCCTGGAAGCACCTGTGCTGCGTGTAACTGCGCCAGACACGGTCTATCCGTTTGCAGCTGGTGAGAATACATGGCTGCCTAATGCAAAAGATATTGCGGCGAAAGCAAAAGAAGTACTGACATTCTAA